In Silene latifolia isolate original U9 population chromosome 6, ASM4854445v1, whole genome shotgun sequence, the genomic window TAAAACACCTTCCGCATCGCCTGTTTCTAACAATTAGCGAAATTAAGCGAAAATGAAATGCATTTCACCGAAATGAATTTAGGTTTCGTGACTGATAAACAATTTGTTGACCTAATAAAAAAATCAATCACGATACATCGAAAAACAAAACAGTCGAATCATTTCCACAATTAAATACTTACATAATTAACAATTCTCAAGCAATTAAACAGTTCCAGTATAAATAAATTATCGAGAAAAATTTCAACATCAATTAAATTTCAACAAAATATGCATAATCATCGGAAAGCTAAATTAGAAGTTGATTAACAACATTAGGAGTAAAATTTAGGTTAATAGGTAACTAATTGCATGAAACTGGATTATGAATTTGAAGAAAAGATGGAAGGAAAGACCTCTTTAGCACGATTCTCGATGATTCCGATGACGAAGCTCGATTTATCTCCAGCATCTTCTTCCATTTTCCGGCAAATCACTCCTCTGCTCCACAAGTTTACAAATGCGCGCGAAAATGTATATGCTTTGTGTCGTGTATTTATTTGTAATTGTGTACCCGAGGTTACCCGTTACTGTTACTTTACTGTTGCTAGACCGAATCCGGTTGGAAATACGTTAGTTTCTAAGTCGTTTGTCGAGGACGTCCTAGTGCAGTGGTTGACATGATAGTACGACAAATGAATTGGCTGTGGAGGAtcaaatctataaaatataattaaaaggctaatgtgacatggcaaattaattgtgacgtggcaaatgtgacatggcaaattaaatgtgacatggcaagtTAAATTGTGACGTGGCATGTGACATGGCAAATTCATGTgacattattattattcttaaattaTATATGTTTATTAAATACTCCATATgacattattattgttattattattattattattattattaattaaaaaattagaAAAGTGATGCTACAAATTCACCCATAACTCTATAAGTTTCATAatttatctatctatctatacaatataattaaaaagaCAACTTGAGTGTAATTTTTACGACATATGACATtgcaaacaaacataaaaaacttCAATAAGTAGGTTATTTTTTCAATTCCACAATcaaaacttactctcataattaatggtaaaataAATTTAGAAAATTGAATGAAAAACCTTTTAAAATTCCACAATTTACTTTTTTGAACCATCATGGAATAATTAATTTTTACAATttacaatataattaaaaagaCAACTTAAATGccatctataaatataattaaaaggataGTTGAGGCAAAATAAAAGCCTCATATTAATTTTGATGTCACAAAATAATTTTCTTCTTCTAGTATAATAACTCTTTCCTATCTATACAATAATTAAACATCACCTCATTAAGCTCCCGTATTAACTTTGCAATTCACCATGAAGATTATATAAAACAACTCATAATCTACAACCTTTTGAATGCCAGAACCATCACCCCATTCAACTCTCATATTAATTTACAATAATTTTTATTATCATAAAGATTATACTCCGTATAAAGCAATTCACTATCCACAACCCTTTGAATGTGAAtgttttttttcctatttaatatTGATGTCAAAAAATTCAAATGTACATCATTCAACTTCTAAATTAGCATTATTTAACCTCTCCTATTTAAGATTGTTTCTTTGTTTCTTATAAATAGTCATGTGAGGGGTAAAAATTTGAGTAGTTTATTTGACTTCCTTGAATTTTGTATGATCAATTACTAATTTGTgttcttttttgtttttcttatatTGTGTAGGCGGTAATGAAGGCGTTTTGGTAAAGTCATAGGCTTAGCTAACTCAGGTAAATTTCATTTTTACGCAATCAGTAGATTCAATCTTCGATTTCTTTGAAAGTTTTTTCAATTTCTACGTAATCAAATTCTAAACATTATGGAAGTTAATTTTCACGGGTGATATTTTAGAATAAATGTAAGCTTATTACGCCCATCGTCAACAGAATTGTATGTATCaataatctttcttatcattatatcaacatcaAGGTAAGTGTATGTATTAAGGTAAGGTAAGTGTAATAGGATgttaaattaataattaatatatttatttttaaaatCCATTGGTTATAAAGTGCTCATCACATTTTTAATCTTCATATATGTGTTGTTTTGTCTTCATTTAGGGGCTACCAAGATTTGTGGGGTTGTGCTATttaaaggtaaatatacttatatCTTTATGACTCAATACCCTTTTTCTTTCATTATTAAAGGAAAAACTTAAACtaataacgataaggttaatattacataaatcaaattccaccattttgtTTGTTATTAATTACTCGGTGGATTTTTTATTGTAGGGATGTTTCATTAGAGAAATCAAAACTATATGGAAAAGAAAAATACTAGAATTACTTAAATAAGTACTCCCTTCATTTTACTCAATACTATATTGtaaactaactacaagattgacaaCATGAATGTGAATGGCTAATTATTTTTAAGTTCATAAAAAAATTAGTTCTTCAAAAACTTCAAATGTATGTTTTATTTTGGTATGTGTTGTTTTTTACGCATCATCAATTTTCCTTTGAAAAATCACTAATaaaatgaaattggagttgcgaggatctcaatcttattaacaagaAGTTGGACAAAAAAATCTTATTGACATGGATAATGGCTAAATGTACATTGTTATCTAATATTTATGTGTACATGTCACATTATCAAATGTACATGTCTTATAATACATAATAAGATTACAATGAGATTTGTAGTAGACAACTATTTATTTGTCATTTAGGATTTTTGGCAAATTGATAGAGATGAAATATTAAGACTAGCATAATTTGAGTATGCCAAAAAAAAAGTATGAAAAGTCTATACAATGTATATAATGTTACTCGACAAGGATGTCAAGTGTGtcattaaaactaaaacaaggTCATAGACTAGCATATGATTCATATTTCATCACAAAATGTCAAGATCTGGTACACTGTACACACGGTATCAAAGAGTAAACAATAATGGAAAATCATAAATAGTTgtcccgtgaattttcacgggcAACAAAACTAGTTGGTcatcaaaaacacttttaaaaacaaataaaaaggtaaataatTGATTGAGATACCCAAAAATGATTTTTTTGGTGTAAACTgggtgtccaccgtcgacaacagtgtataatccCCTTGCCGTGCGTGCTTTCACAAAGAGGTAAATGGCTGTACCAAAAATGATGGAGTGGTAATTTTATGTCCCTCCTATGCATGAGGAAGTAAAAAAGCCTATTACTATAACTTTGTCATTGTAGCATAAAGcgtacacaaattcttgtttcagacggatatttttccttttattttttcaaacgtgcatatgtgaccattttatagttaaatgtaaccacaatgaTATAGGCAATGTTACGGTTTATGGTAACTGGTTTTCAATAGTGGTCACATTTaactgtaaaatggttacaaaatctcgttttattatttcagaccaaaaaggcccgtctgaagcaagacgcacTGTAAAGTGTATTTGTGTTTTATTATAGGTATTAGTTAATTTGCCATCTTGTTTAAAATGGACCCCTTTTTACCTcgtaatttgcgggagccattgaatCACTGGGGTAGTGATGTTTAAAACGGACGATGATATACCGCGCTATAATATCACGTCTTCCACGGTTAGTAGTGTACATCATGTTAATTCAACAAGGATCCTTTTAATTTCTtttctcttcattttctcttaCAAACCCATTTAATAATAGGATAATATTATTTCATCTATACTCTATTAACCCTTTAGGTTGACAGGCAATCTAGATCGTTAATAGATAATGACCTCTctatttctttttaggaaattgAGAAAATTTTGGTGGTAATTACCTGTACGGCTGTACCCATGTAATCCTTGCGCTATAGAAAGAGCCCCCTGGAAGAAGCTATATAGTGCACGAGTGAATTGAGAACCTATGATTATGATTACACTTTATATTCCCTCTaacctaggtagcaccaaaacggacacggacacggacacgataCGGACACGTGATACGGCATCCCAGGAAATTTAGGACACGAGACACGTTATatgaatttaataaaatataaacattcgattttatttttataaaagtatgatattaaatttaaataagtaaagGTAAAATTTGTCCAtgattataactcattttcattttccatCAAAACCCATCTTCTAATCAAGCTATTTCAACAGCTCATTTCCCGTCTAAAGAACATTGTTCAccccaaatgatgtccaaatgttATGGATACGCGTCGGACACggcccaaataccatggacacgcgtcggacacgtgcccaaataaatgttgaaagttagacacggctttataggCGTCCAACACATTTCGGCGTGTGTCCgaggagtgtcggtgtccgaTATGGTGTCAAACACGGGACGGCTGATTAAgagaagtgtccgtgctacctagcctCTAACTCAACACGTTATTTACGTTTTTATTCTTTTGTGAATATTTTTATCAAACCTAAAAAATCAACTTGAGTCAGAGGTAACTTATAACCAAATCCAACGCATAAGGGTTCAATGTTGATGTGCTTATAGTTTATCTAAAGTGACGGCTAACTCAAGGAATAATTTAAAGACTGAACAAGGATGTAAGATAACTCAAGCCTGCAATTGCTGAAGATCAGTATGTTCATAAAATTTACAATATCGCTCCTCAGTAACAAACATAAGCATCACAATTCGCAGCAAGAACATAGACTCCCAGTTTCTTATTGGTTATCTGAAGAATAGCAGCAGTCTCCGTCTGCACTATACACTTATGTTAAGACCTCTTGTATTGTAACAAATCGACCCTGTTCTATGGAAACTTGAGCGGCAACTCCTATAGCCACAGATATCAATCCATCAGTTAAATCGACTTCAGGTGCCTGCGCGCCTCTAGCCCTAATGGCATGCAAGAAGTTCAGGTGCTCCAAGTAGCTTGAACCATGATGCAAACCGTCATATCTGAAAGGTGATTGAAATTTTCATAAGCATTCTGGTAGTGAACCTATGACAGGATGGCAGAGCTCATCCTGTTTCCAATTTCAGTGAAGCTAAAGAGACTCGCTATTCTATGGTTCTGGTTTATGACGAGATAGACAAACTAGTTGTGCTTCTTTTGAAGTGACAGAATTTCTTGTCCGACAGGAATTTTCAACCCAGGTCTCATTATGAGTCCTCCATAAGCAACCTCTTTGTGTTGTAAAACACATGGGTAAGGCTGCAATAGGAATATAGGATCCACTTTACACGAAATGTGGAAAATGAAGGGCGAATGATGTGGTTAATTACATCTAACGGTGTGAACATGGGTTTAAGTGAAACTATGATCAATATCTTCCCTTATCTCTACTTATGGAGGTTCATTTACATTGTAACCGAGATTATCTCCAACCAAACAAGGCGTTAGAAATAAAGCCACTTACTTTATTCGATCATCTACTGTTTTTATAGTCTGTACACCATCCCTGCCTGCCACACGAGTTCCAAACCTCACGATACCCTCAGGAACAAAGGCCTCGCCCTGAAAGAAATTAGCATGCAGTCAGAAGTATAGTAGATGAAGTTGCGAGTAATTTGATAGTCAGTTGGTGGTTTAAAGGTTAGATGAAACAGGGGTCGCACAATTAATTTAGTGAGAAAGCTCTACTTCCCCATTAGTTACACATTAATATCGCTTTAACTAACGGGTAAATGGGTATGTCTCACGTGTTCAATGTGTGAGGACGTATCTTGAGCGACCAACTATAGATGAAATTAGTTCAACTTGATACAAATACCACCTTTCCCTCATCACCGATGACGGATATTTCCTGCTCATTTTTACTTCCTTCCGCAAACATACACAAGTCGAGAGCCCCTCGGCATCCATTGTCAAACTCCACAATCACATATGCGTTGTCAATAATATCAGGCACCTGTGTACCAATACAACGTCATTATATTTCTTGAAGTATACATTAAGAAGATGAAgccaaaaactagagagaaagaACATATTTTACACAGTTCTTACACACACAGATTGAATTCTTGCTAATTTTATCTTCAGAGCCTCAGAGCTACCACACCGAACCTACCCCAAGAACTAAGTTGTCATCCTACACTAACGGCAAAACACACTACCGACCAAGCTCAGACTGACCATTAACACGACATTCATGATTACTTTTTTAAGTTCAATAAAAATTAAGATATTCCACCTTTTTCGTTGTTTTCACAATTCATATTGACGATCTTATACGAGGAATCATGTTTAGTGACTCCAGATAACTTTAGACTAATACTTGATCATTGGTAGCGATTAGCGAAGTACGATTGGTAGAGAAGTATGATATTTTAAATCAATGAAGGGGAAGAAAGACAAGGAGTCCTCAGATGCAAACATTACAAAAAATTCCTCCGTACAAAGGTAATCGGGCACCATTAGAGAATATCTTTGCTATCCGATCACCAGCTCTTATTAACCGAGAATGATACGTGTTTTGGAATTGCATCCATGATCTACCAAGGTTTCCAACCCTAACATCATCAAGCTGTTATGAAAAAGTTTTCACAGCCCTTCCTACCAATATTAAGAAGAATACAACTCGCCCTATGATGTTACCGCAGCCCTCAGATTTCTTTGGTCACCGCAACTCCCTTGTCTCTCTTGCCCAAAAGGTAGGTTCCTAAAGCCATAAAGTAACCTCAAACTTTCTTCTCTGAATGAATTCAGGCACCACAtagaaatcacctatttttctcaGCAGAGTAGATCTCCTCTCCTCTGAGAAATTCCATAGAGTCTTAGATGACACGCTTCTATCGCtttagaaatgaaataaaatctAAACGTGAAGAAAGATAAATCTAAATGTTTATTATCTAAGTCCTTTAGTATGGCTGATGTTGACACTTGACAATTCACATTTTGTAGCATTTGTTGATTAACATAAAATACTACTATCAGTTCTCAGTCACCTCAGAATAGAATACTCTAGAAAACAAAATAAGCGCAGCATAGTGACCTGCCCAACTGTGATAAACCACAGCCAGAACAGAAAAGGGATTAAATTCCAGACTGAGATAAAGGGGTTTTAGAGAGGTGAAGTTCACCAAACAACTTCTGAGTGCAAGAGAATACCTTCCCATCATATACTTCATCCTTGTGATTTACATCCATGGCTCCAGAAGCCATTACACGAACAGGATTTGCACCCGCAAACAATCTCATGAGATCAAAGAAATGACAGCACTTCTCCACCAGAGTCCCTCCTGAGTTAACATTGAATCGGTTCCAGTTGTTTACCTAAAGAGATAAAAAAAGATGACAAACAGACAAGTATTATTGCCATTGATAGCAttgttttgtgtcggtctaagagggtgattttatcaccctcgtgtcttttaatatgggtcttttggttCACTTTTCCTAACAATTGGCAATCGGTTATATGGTGGTAACTTGTGCATTTTTACTCGGTTGAGCACATAATCCTTATGCATGGAACCCGAGCGGCAatagagcacctttcaaaggtcaagatAAGGCACAAGAAGATCACTTGTAACCCGGAAACAAGTTGGGAGAAGTAGGAATGAAGactagaagaaatgaaggcaattgaagaggtctagctcgTGGCAAATAGAAATCCCAAAATGCGAGCCAGTGCGCGACTGCGCAAGAAACAGTCTTGTGCAGTGCGCACTATTGCGCAGGTGGAACAAAGATTGCGCGACTGCTGCGGCTCCGCTTTGCGGGTTTTTCTAATCTCGTTtgtgggcttcttaagtggaaatctttctaggttttcgtgaagccctatatatacccGAGAAGTTTGAAGACCTGGGATTATCACCTACCATCATATCATCTCTTCTAATCTCATTCTTAgggtttaatcttgtaataatttagaagactttttggatgcaaagttgtaatctttctctatttctttgggttttgaagactatggaaggctaaatccttccctacttcgtgtaatccattgcaagtttccatctttatcattgtattgactccttaatctctactctttcatttatttcaatttctaagttttaatgacatgatgaatgttttgttgtgagaagtaattacccttgcctcttttacattcatctattgcttgttgttgcaaaGTTGCTTGCTTTTGTAataacttgttgaagcatctcataattgttgttatcttggtttaaagtatcaacctttgtgagtagaaattgattgtatcataggatttgttggtttaaacatatctttgtgatatcccatttactttcctcttggttttgttcttcatgctcttggttacaattcttacatggtttaatgttagaatttgtagttgaagtaggattatcattgttggcttagatagtggtaatcacttgcttgaggattgttgttgggtaaatgaaaactagagagaaaagagtcttgctttgagaaaagttggaacttgtaggattgcaccaagttctcttaattattgaatcatcttactcaccaagtgtttgttatattgcttgttagaataGGATTGCAAATTTCACTTTGTTTCATGTCACAAATCAACTCTAAAACCCCCCTTTTtatgtctctctattgtttgccattgtgaataaccattgtttgtttataatcttggccttagtagtcaatagtttacaattcaagtatttagcttaaaagaccttctcttgggttcgacccttacttgcactatattactttatcatttagagtagtctagagtatagtttggcttataaattgttaatttggtacgctaattctagtattttaacgacctagtttattgcttatcaaattttggcgccgttgccggggaagggcaacatagctagaACTTGAGTTTGTGAATTTATGTTTAGTTGTTTTATTACTCCTCTTGTTGTTAGAAGTAATAGGAAGTTCTAACTTGTTTGCTTAGTGCGAAGGTCTATGTTTGGTTCCCCACAACACGGTGAATCAACTCCCGTGGAAGAAGACGCTTTTGGAGCCTACTCGTGGTTATTTACTAACCCTTGGTACCAAAGAGCACAACGAGAACATAGAGTAGAAGAACCACCTTTAGAAGCCCCTATTGAAGAAGATCCTATTGACGTAGAGCCAATTGAAGTGGAATACCCTTCAATGGCGAATGATACTAGAACTATTAGGGAGCTCCGGGCAAGGAATTATGACACTCAACCTCTTTGCATAGCCTACCCACCCATGGGGGCTAATGCCAACTTTGAATTGAAGGGCTATTTCATTCACAACCTCCCAAAGTTTCATGGACATGCGGGAGA contains:
- the LOC141587220 gene encoding uncharacterized protein LOC141587220 translates to MTEEKTVRYGIIGVGMMGREHLINLYHLRHLRVSVVCIADPHLPSQRAAVELANSFNWPLQVFSGHKELLDSGLCDVLIVSSPNMTHFEILMDIIAHPKPHHVLVEKPLCTTVSHCKQVVDAAKKREDMMVQVGLEYRYMPPVAKLIQLVRGGDVGPVRMVSIREHRFPFLVKVNNWNRFNVNSGGTLVEKCCHFFDLMRLFAGANPVRVMASGAMDVNHKDEVYDGKVPDIIDNAYVIVEFDNGCRGALDLCMFAEGSKNEQEISVIGDEGKGEAFVPEGIVRFGTRVAGRDGVQTIKTVDDRIKYDGLHHGSSYLEHLNFLHAIRARGAQAPEVDLTDGLISVAIGVAAQVSIEQGRFVTIQEVLT